One window of the Salmo trutta chromosome 35, fSalTru1.1, whole genome shotgun sequence genome contains the following:
- the LOC115174949 gene encoding filamin-A-interacting protein 1 isoform X7, producing the protein MLVDERQLHIEQIDQQRQKVQDLGSELQEREQRLVAVSGNAKEDSQKVLKLEAELECKAAKFTQEREEMTAKLANQESQSRQLRLKLASLAHRIEELEESNKALQKSEEDLLELRDKISKGGCGNSSLMAELETLRKRVLEMEGKDEEITKTESQARELRKRLQDEETTGRELRLEVEKLRKRMGELEKLEGAFNTNKSECATLHVNIVREKGLANDLAGELDTVKKRMKELENSESRLEKAEMDLKDDLMKLKSFTVILVDERKNMTEKIKQEELKSDDLNNMFKTEQGKVMEVTEKLIEESKKFLRLKSEMEVKVTSLTKEKDELKTKLASEEEKCRDLSFKVGVMKKQMKGLEEAERESLKSRANEYKRSLDEHYKVKELTQEIERLKNRLKQLEVVEGDLMKTEDEYELLEKKFRTEHDKANVLAQLLDEMKSQTAMNKAIEKGEAVSQEAELRMRYKIEEARTRDLQADVQALKEKIHELMNKEDQLSQLQVDYSLLQQRFLEEDDKKKSLSQEVVNLTKELEVTKRYSRALRPSMNGRRIVDVPVTSTAVQTDVVVNEPVEEDTPAVFIRKSVLEENHIMSNLRQRGLKKPATVLERYPPAATDLGLRKSWIPWMKKNDAVTITQTTPEKTLSRQINGDSSPHPPELTMSQKPGQPLHIRVTPDHEKSTASLEITGPRAEDFFSSTTIIPTLGLQRPRITIVPKPTTVSSKSKPGEGMMGGPERCKSPVTITTISRAKSPDRSKGSSYSDSNRPREAPVSIITVNTTPVAFASASPEPHDMSTMGRAVFKVTPEKQTVPTPVRNYNSNASIITTTEDNKIHIHLGAQFKRPSHRSSNSPTVTVRSLSVSTESKEAPTGTVLRSPCHPNNTTMPGKTTPSKLTSSITITPITSALSRPTQSVPGADVQSSRATATRIPMPKGMKTGKAVVTGVSTVTRLESRAESQSMKIELKRSTVCSSTSLGGGKG; encoded by the exons ATGCTGGTGGACGAGCGGCAGCTCCATATCGAGCAGATTGACCAGCAGAGGCAGAAGGTCCAGGACCTCGGCAGCGAGCTCCAGGAGAGAGAACAGCGACTGGTCGCTGTCAGCGGCAACGCAAAGGAGGACAGCCAGAAGGTCCTCAAACTCGAGGCGGAGCTAGAGTGCAAAGCTGCCAAGTTCACCCAGGAGCGTGAGGAGATGACTGCCAAGCTGGCCAACCAGGAGTCCCAGAGCCGCCAGCTCCGCCTGAAGCTGGCAAGCCTGGCCCACAGGATCGAGGAGCTGGAGGAAAGCAACAAGGCACTGCAGAAGTCAGAGGAAGATCTCCTAGAGCTGAGGGACAAGATCAGCAAGGGCGGGTGTGGGAACTCCAGCCTCATGGCGGAGCTGGAGACACTGCGCAAGAGAGTCCTGGAGATGGAGGGCAAGGACGAGGAGATCACCAAGACAGAGAGCCAAGCCAGGGAGCTGAGGAAGAGGCTACAAGATGAGGAGACCACTGGCCGGGAGCTGAGGCTGGAGGTGGAGAAATTGCGAAAGAGAATGGGGGAGCTGGAAAAACTGGAGGGGGCTTTCAACACAAACAAATCAGAGTGTGCAACACTTCATGTTAACATAGTAAGAGAGAAAGGACTGGCAAATGACTTAGCTggtgagctggacacagtcaaaaAACGTATGAAAGAACTGGAGAACTCTGAATCGAGACTTGAGAAAGCAGAGATGGACCTAAAGGATGACCTGATGAAGCTGAAGTCATTTACAGTGATACTAGTGGATGAGAGGAAGAACATGACTGAGAAAATTAAACAGGAGGAGCTAAAGAGCGATGATTTAAATAACATGTTCAAAACTGAGCAGGGTAAGGTTATGGAAGTCACAGAAAAGTTGATTGAGGAGAGCAAAAAATTCCTCAGACTGAAATCAGAAATGGAGGTAAAAGTGACGTCTCTTACTAAAGAGAAAGATGAACTGAAAACGAAACTCGCAAGTGAAGAGGAAAAGTGCAGGGATCTTAGCTTCAAGGTCGGCGTGATGAAAAAACAAATGAAGGGGCTAGAGGAGGCAGAAAGAGAATCATTAAAAAGCAGAGCTAATGAGTACAAAAGATCCCTAGATGAGCACTACAAAGTCAAGGAGCTAACGCAGGAAATCGAAAGACTCAAAAACCGCCTAAAACAGCTAGAGGTGGTGGAAGGTGACCTGATGAAGACAGAGGACGAGTACGAATTACTGGAGAAGAAGTTCCGAACGGAGCACGACAAGGCCAATGTTCTCGCTCAGCTGCTGGATGAGATGAAGAGTCAGACCGCCATGAACAAGGCCATAGAGAAGGGAGAGGCGGTGAGCCAGGAGGCTGAGTTAAGGATGCGCTACAAAATAGAAGAGGCCAGAACCAGAGACCTGCAGGCAGACGTCCAGGCCCTCAAAGAGAAGATCCACGAGCTGATGAATAAGGAGGACCAGCTCTCCCAGCTGCAGGTGGACTACTCCCTCCTCCAGCAGAGGTTCCTGGAGGAGGACGACAAGAAGAAGAGCCTGAGCCAGGAAGTGGTCAACCTCACCAAGGAGCTGGAGGTCACCAAGCGCTACAGCCGCGCCTTGCGTCCCAGTATGAATGGGAGGAGGATAGTAGACGTCCCAGTCACCTCCACCGCAGTGCAGACAGATGTAGTGGTCAATGAGCCTGTTGAGGAGGACACACCTGCAGTGTTCATCAGGAAATCTGTCCTGGAGGAGAACCATATTATGAGCAACCTGAGGCAGAGGGGTCTAAAGAAGCCTGCAACCGTGCTGGAGCGCTATCCCCCTGCAGCCACTGATCTGGGCCTGAGAAAATCTTGGATACCTTGGATGAAAAAGAATGATGCAGTGACGATCACTCAGACCACCCCAGAGAAGACCCTATCCCGTCAGATTAATGGGGACTCTTCCCCTCATCCACCCGAGCTGACCATGTCCCAAAAGCCAGGCCAGCCGCTGCACATCCGAGTGACCCCCGATCACGAGAAAAGCACTGCCTCCTTGGAGATCACTGGCCCTCGTGCTGAGGACTTCTTCTCCAGCACCACCATCATCCCCACCCTGGGCCTTCAGAGGCCCCGCATCACCATTGTACCCAAGCCCACCACTGTGTCCTCAAAGAGCAAGCCAGGTGAGGGCATGATGGGGGGGCCTGAGCGGTGCAAGTCTCCagtcaccatcaccaccatctccAGGGCCAAGTCCCCAGACAGGAGTAAGGGCTCCTCCTACTCAGACTCGAACAGACCTAGAGAGGCCCCCGTCTCCATCATCACAGTGAACACCACTCCAGTGGCCTTTGCCTCCGCATCCCCTGAGCCCCATGACATGAGCACCATGGGCCGGGCTGTGTTCAAGGTGACCCCTGAGAAGCAGACAGTGCCCACGCCTGTCCGAAACTACAACTCCAATGCCAgtatcatcaccaccacagagGACAACAAGATCCACATCCATCTGGGAGCTCAGTTCAAGAGGCCATCACACCGCAGCAGTAACAGCCCCACGGTGACAGTAAGGTCCCTTAGTGTGAGCACAGAGAGCAAGGAGGCACCCACAGGTACGGTGCTGCGCTCCCCATGTCaccccaacaacaccaccatGCCTGGGAAGACTACGCCAAGCAAATTGACCAGCAGCATCACCATCACCCCCATCACCTCTGCCCTCTCCAGGCCAACTCAGTCTGTG CCCGGGGCAGATGTGCAGTCATCTCGGGCCACGGCCACACGAATCCCTATGCCAAAAGGTATGAAAACAGGCAAGGCAGTTGTGACAGGCGTTTCCACTGTGACACGGTTAGAGTCGCGAGCCGAGAGCCAGTCTATGAAAATTGAACTGAAGAGGTCGACAGTCTGCAGCTCTACCTCCTTAGGGGGAGGGAAGGGCTGA